TCTGCCTGCTCGACGGCGAGACGGTGGAGCTGGAGGGGCTGCGGGTGGCGGGGGTGGGCGGCATCATCGGCCGGCCCGACAAGCTGGGACGGAGGGAGGAAGAGGAGCACCTCGGGTTGATACGCGAGGTGCTGCGCGATGCGCCGGAGCTGCTCGTGCTGCATGCGGGCCCGGACCTGCCGGGAATGCGCGTGCATGGGAGCGCGCCCATCCGGGAGGTGCTCGAAGGACGGGAGGGGCTGTTGGTGGTGTGCGGCCACGCGCACTGGGAGGAGCCGCTCGCCACGCTGCGCGGGGGGACCCAGGTGCTCAACGTGGACAGCCGGGCCGTGCTCCTCCGGCGGGGAGGGTGAGCCGGTATCGTCCGGGGCACGATGACGACGCTTCCGCGAGTCCGTCCTGGGGTGCTGTTCGCTGTGTTGCTCTGCGCCTGTGCTTCGTCGTTTCCCGGCGGGCGCGCCTGGGAGGACGCGGAGCGCGCGGAGGCGTGCGACTCCGCCGAGGTGGAGCAGTGTGTCGTTGTTGCCTGTGAAGGCGAAGACTGCGGCCTCTTCGACTGCGCCGATGTGGACTTGGAGGCGCTGGCGGAAGCTCCGGTGGAGCTGGCTCAGGGGTACTCCCGTCCTCCCCATCGTGCGCCGGCCTTCCGCAACTGGCGGAACACGGGCATCCGGGCCGGCGCACGCCCTCGGATGACATTCCACTTCCGCTACCGCCAGGGCTTCCTCCCCGCCCTACCCCGCGAGCCGGGCAAGCTGGTGCATCACCACCTGTTTCCGCAGCAGCCGCTGCTGGCGCGGTGGTTCCTGCGCTGTGGCGTGGACATCCACAAGTTCACCATCCTCATCCCGGAGCACATCCACCGGCAGATTCACAGCGGCACGGGACGTGGTGGCCTGTGGAACCAGGCCTGGCGCGACTACCACGCGTCCATCCGTGGCCGCACCGTGACGCCCGAGGAGCTTCACCGGAAAGCAGTTGAGCTCATCTTCCGCTTCGAGCTGACAGGCCCGGTCGTGCCGTATAACGCCCCCATGGGTCCGTTTCAGTCACTCCCTTCGCTGAAGGCGCCCTGAACGCCTGGAGGCAAAGAGTGAAGTTCTACGAAGCCACCGAGGACACCTCCCTGGGCTACACGGGCAACCTGGACGATGCGGTCCATAAGTGGAGCCTGCCGGGCGCGCAGCCCTGCCCTACCTGCCGCGCCGGAGGAGGCATCACGGGCCTTCAATACCCGTGCGTGGACCTGTCGAGCCTTCCCGAACACGAGCTCAAGAAGCTCTCCGACCCATGGCCGGTGCCAGCCGAGGAACTCGCTCGTCTGACCGAGCTGGTACGTCCGTTCGTGCCTTCGTGGGCCGTGCTGAAACCGGGGGCAGCATTCGGCCCCATCACCGGGAAGGGAATCAACCGCGTTGGCGACCTCTTCATGCAGACACCGTGGACGCTTCTGCTCCGTCGGGAAGCCTTGGAGCAATTGCAGTCCTCGGGCCTGCGCGGCCTCCAGGGCTGTCCCATCCAGGTGAGCTTCCGCGGCAAGAACCCGCCGGAGTTGCTGGACCTCCAACTGAGGCTGTACGGCCGGCTCCATACAGCCTGCTTCCCGCCGGACCTCAAGCCGCCCTGCCCGACGTGTGGCAACCCCCGGGACAAGAGACTCCCCGACCCCATCATCCTCGACGCCGCGACGCTGCCTACGGGCGTGGACGTGTTCCGCCTGGAGGAAATCCCCGGCTACATCTTCGTCACCGAGCGCTTCGTGGACGCCGTGTCAGGACTGGGCCTCGTTGGGGTGAAGTTCCAGGAGCGGGAGGCCCGCTGAGCGCCCTGCTCAGCTCGCCAGCACCTGGCCTCCGCCGCCCTCCGTGTCCTCTCCGATGTTGCCCTCGGGCTCGTCCTCCACCGCGTCGACGCCTCGTGGCACGCCGTCCACATAGGTGACGACGTTGCCCGGCATCGCGGGCACTCGAGGCCCCGGTGTCACCACGCCCGTGAGGTTGAGCGGGTCCACCCCGGAGAGCTGCACGCGCACACCCGAGGGCGCCTGCCGGCGCACCGCACGCGCCATGTCCACCGCCTCCGGCAGCGCGAACTGCTCACCCACGAAGCCCGCCACGAAGCGCCCGCCGCGCACCTCGCCGCGCGCCTCCATGCGCCGGTACACGAACAACAGCTCGCGCCACGTGGGTGCCAGCGCCTCGCGCATCACCAGGTCGCGCCAGACGATGCCGTAGCGCTGGAGGAACAGGCGCGCCAGCGAGTCCATCACCTCGTCCGCGGGCTTCGGCTCGGCCGGGGCCAGCAGGCTCCAGCGTCCCGGGCCTCCGCGCTGCAGCAGCTTCTGCCGCTTGCGGTGCGCCGGGCTCTGGAGGATGCGCAGGTTCTGCACCGCGTCCGCCGTCACCAGCCCGCGCGCCACCAACTCCCACAGCGCGTCCTCCACCTCCGCGGGCAGCCGCCGCGCACGCGACACCAGGTCCTGGAAGAAGCACGCACCGCGCCGCTCGAGCACCGCCACGATGTCCTTCGCGGCCACGCTCAGGTCCGCAGGCGTCCACACGTCCCCGTCCGCCAGCACAGCATGGGGCCGCGCCGCGGTGAGCATCCACTCCAGGTCCTCGCGCAGCGTGAAGGTCAGCGGCGCGTTGCGCGTAGGTGACGCCCGTGAGCGCGCCGGCGGCGGCTCGGGCTCCACCGTCACCGGTGCACCCCGGCGAGGGCCCGGCGGCGGCTTCGCGTCCTTCATCGTCAGCCGGCCCCAGGCCACCTCGCCCGCGTAGCAGGCCCGCTCCAGCATGTCCGGCGTGTAGCCGCGCATGCGCGCCGGAAGCAGGAAGCGCTCCCACGCGGAGGCCGGGGCCTCGTAGCCCTGGAGCAGCCGCACCGCCTTGAGCAGACCCGTGGAGCCGCGCAGCGCGTCCACGTCCTCCAGGTGGTGCCACCGGAAGAGGAAGCGCATGAAGTCCTGCGCGCTCAGCGGCTCGATTTCCTTGCGCAGCCGCCCCACCGTCATCCGGTGGATGCGCTGGAGCAGCCGCCTATCGCACCACTCCAGCGGCGGAGTCTCGCCAGGCGCGAGCGGCGCCTCCAGCGGACGGAAGCGGCCGCGCAGCACGGAGCCCTGCGCCTCCAGCGCGTGCAGGGCCACGTTCACCTCGTCCTCGCTCAGCACGGTGAGCCGCGCCAGCTCCGCCACCGTGGTGGGCCCCAGCATCTCCATGCGCCCGCGCACCACCTGGAAGATGGCGGCGTCACGCTCCACCGGCCGGTCGTACTCCAGCACCGGCAGCACAGGCTGCGTCACCACGCCCGGGAAGAGCGCCCGCACCGCGTTGCCCCGCTCCGCGGACACCAGGAAGCGGCCCGCCGGCAGCTCCAGCCACGCCACCCGCCCCTGCTTGAACAGCCCCACCTCCAGCCCGCGCGGCACCTCCGGCGCGCGCAGCAGGATGAGCTGCAGGAGCGCGTCGTGCAGCTCGTCCTCGTCGCGCATCGGCGGCGCGGCGTCCTCCACCACCTGCGCAATCGCCGAGGCGTCCAGCGCGCCGAACGCCGCCGCGTCCTCCGCCGGCAGCGCGCGGCGCAGGGCCACGTTGCGCACGCGGCGCTCCTCGGCCGGCGCGTCGTCCAGGAAGGTGTACGGCTGGCTGTGAATCATCGCGTGCGCGAAGACGCTCGGCTCCGGCACGTCGCGCGCCTCCAGGCGGATGCGGCCGTCCTTCATGCGCCGCAGCACCTCGCGCAGGCCTTCGATGTCCATGGCCTCGCGCAGGCAGTCGTCCATCGTCTGCTTCACCAGCGGGTGGTCCGGCAGCTCGATGTCGCCGCCCCCGTGGTTGTCCTGGCAGCCCACCTGCGCGGGGAACACGGCGGCCAGCAGATCCTCGCTGCGCGCGCGCTGGAGGTTGGGCGCCACGCGCTTGCCCGACATGAACCGGTGCAGCGCCAGCGCCCGCGTGGCCACCCAGCGGAAGCGCGTGCCGAAGATGGGGGCCTGCAGCACCGCCTGCACCAGCACCTCCTCCACGCCGTCCGGGTGGAGGAAGTCGAAGATGTCCGCCAGCGGGAAGGAGTGCTGCTCGCCCAGGGACAGGAGGATGCCGTCCTCGGTGGCCGCCGCCTGCAACTCGAAGTCGAACGAGCGGCAGAAGCGCTTGCGCAGCGCCATGCCCCACGCGCGGTTGATGCGGCTGCCGAAGGGCGCGTGGATGATGAGCTGCATGCCGCCGGCTTCGTCGAAGAAGCGCTCGGCCACCACCGTGGTGTGGCTGGGCACCGCGTCCAGCATCTTCTTGCCCAGCCGCAGGTAGCCCAGCAGCGCGTCCACCGCGGGCGGCGGCATGCGCAGCTCCTTCTGCAGGAACGCCGGCGCGTCCTCGCGCGACAGCAGCTCCTCGCGAAGCCGGCCCACCTGGTGCGACAGCTCGTCCGTGCGGCCCGGCGCCTCGCCGCGCCAGAAGGGCACGTTGGGCGGAGCGCCTCGCGCGTCCTCCACCACCACCGTGCTGCCCATCACCCGCTGAATCCGCCACGCGGTGCTGCCCAGCAGGAAGATGTCTCCGGGCGAGGACTCCACCGCGAAGTCCTCGTCCAGCGTGCCCACCACCTTGCCCTCGGGCTCGGCGGTGACGCTGAAGGTGAAGGTGTCCGGAATGGCGCCGCCGTTGGTGAGCGCCGTGATTCGCACGCCCCGCCGGCCCTTGAGGCGCTGGTTCACCCTGTCCCGGTGCAGGTGGATGCCCGCGCGGCCCCTCGCGGCGGCGATGCCCTCCGAGAGCACCTCCAGCACGCCCTGGTACTCCTCCCAGGTGAGGTCGCGGTACGGGTACGCGCGCTTGTAGAGGCTGAAGAGGGCGCGCTCGTCCCACTCCTCACAGGCGCACGCGGCGACAATCTGCTGGGCCAGCACGTCCAGCGGCTTCTGGGGGATGAGCACCGTGTCCAGGTCGCCCTCGCGCACGGCGTTGAGGAGCGCGGCGCACTCCATCAGCTCGTCGCGCGTCATCGCGAAGACGATGCCCTTGGAGATGGCGGCCTTGTGGTGGCCGGCGCGGCCCACGCGCTGCAGCAGCACGGAGATGGCGCGCGTGCTGCCCAGCTGCACCACCAGGTCCACGTTGCCCACGTCGATGCCCAGCTCCAGCGACGCGGTGGCCACCATGGCGCGCAGCTGCCCGGCCTTCAGCTTCTCCTCGGCCGCGAGGCGAATCTCGCGCGACATGCTGCCGTGGTGGGCCGCCACCGTCCCCTCGCCCAACCGCTCGCCCAAATCGTGCGCCACGCGCTCCGCCATCTTCCGCGTGTTGACGAAGATGAGCGTGGTGCGGTGCTGGCCCGTCAGCTCCACCAGCCTGTCGTAGACCTGCCCCCACATCTCGTGCGTGGCCAGCGACGACAGCTCCGCGTCCGGAATCTCCAGCGTGAGGTCCCACGGGCGCAGGTGGCCCACCTCCACCCGGCGGCACTCGCGGTGGGAGGCGCCGGTGAGGAAGCCGGAGATGGCGTCCAGCGGCTTCTGCGTGGCGGACAGGCCGATGAGCTGCGGGCGGACTTCTGTCAGCGCCTTGAGCCGCTCCAGCGACAGCGCGAAGTGGCTGCCCCGCTTGTCGCGCGCCAGGGCGTGGATTTCGTCCACGATGACGGTGCGCACCTTGCGCAGCGTGGCGCGGGCGCGGTCCGCGGTGAGGTAGAGGTAGAAGGACTCCGGCGTGGTGATGAGGATGTGCGGCGGGCGGCGCACCATCTGCGCGCGCTCGGACGCGGACGTGTCCCCGCTGCGCACCTGCACCCGCAGCTCCTGGGGCGTGAAGCCCTCCGCGCGGGCCCGGGCGAGCAGCTCCTCCAGCGGCTGGAGCAGGTTCTTCTGCACGTCGTTGCCCAGCGCCTTGAGCGGCGACACGTAGAGCACCTGCGTGCAGTCCGGCAGCGTGCCCTCCACCGCCAGCCGGAACAGCGAGTCCAGCGCGGCGAGGAAGGCCGTGAGCGTCTTGCCGCTGCCGGTGGGCGCGGCGATGAGCACGTCCTCCCCGGCGCGGATGAGCGGCCAGCCCTCTATCTGGGGCCGGGTGGGCTCGCCCAGGCGCTCGGCGAACCAGCGCCGCACCACGGGGTGGAACGGGGCCAGCGCGGGATGCGCCGCGCACTCGGCGGCGAAGTCGAGGCTGATCTGCGGGGCCATGCACACCTCTCCAGCAGCAGCCTGAACACAGGTGCAGCCCGCCGTCAACGCGGGGAAACCTGCTCCAAGGCCAGGGCAAACCCTGAACGCGCGTTCCGCCGCGGACGCAACCGCCGGGGCGCTGTCACCTGCGCTCCAGGTGCGGCGACGTGGCGCGGCAGACGCTGCGAGCGCGCGCCCGCGCGGAGGACGGACGCATCGGCCGGGTGCTGGGCGTGCTGGCGGACATCACCCACCAGCAACCCACAGCCACCGGCGTCATC
This DNA window, taken from Pyxidicoccus xibeiensis, encodes the following:
- the sitA6 gene encoding SitA6 family polymorphic toxin lipoprotein, translated to MTTLPRVRPGVLFAVLLCACASSFPGGRAWEDAERAEACDSAEVEQCVVVACEGEDCGLFDCADVDLEALAEAPVELAQGYSRPPHRAPAFRNWRNTGIRAGARPRMTFHFRYRQGFLPALPREPGKLVHHHLFPQQPLLARWFLRCGVDIHKFTILIPEHIHRQIHSGTGRGGLWNQAWRDYHASIRGRTVTPEELHRKAVELIFRFELTGPVVPYNAPMGPFQSLPSLKAP
- the sitI6 gene encoding SitI6 family double-CXXCG motif immunity protein, whose translation is MKFYEATEDTSLGYTGNLDDAVHKWSLPGAQPCPTCRAGGGITGLQYPCVDLSSLPEHELKKLSDPWPVPAEELARLTELVRPFVPSWAVLKPGAAFGPITGKGINRVGDLFMQTPWTLLLRREALEQLQSSGLRGLQGCPIQVSFRGKNPPELLDLQLRLYGRLHTACFPPDLKPPCPTCGNPRDKRLPDPIILDAATLPTGVDVFRLEEIPGYIFVTERFVDAVSGLGLVGVKFQEREAR
- a CDS encoding DEAD/DEAH box helicase, which produces MAPQISLDFAAECAAHPALAPFHPVVRRWFAERLGEPTRPQIEGWPLIRAGEDVLIAAPTGSGKTLTAFLAALDSLFRLAVEGTLPDCTQVLYVSPLKALGNDVQKNLLQPLEELLARARAEGFTPQELRVQVRSGDTSASERAQMVRRPPHILITTPESFYLYLTADRARATLRKVRTVIVDEIHALARDKRGSHFALSLERLKALTEVRPQLIGLSATQKPLDAISGFLTGASHRECRRVEVGHLRPWDLTLEIPDAELSSLATHEMWGQVYDRLVELTGQHRTTLIFVNTRKMAERVAHDLGERLGEGTVAAHHGSMSREIRLAAEEKLKAGQLRAMVATASLELGIDVGNVDLVVQLGSTRAISVLLQRVGRAGHHKAAISKGIVFAMTRDELMECAALLNAVREGDLDTVLIPQKPLDVLAQQIVAACACEEWDERALFSLYKRAYPYRDLTWEEYQGVLEVLSEGIAAARGRAGIHLHRDRVNQRLKGRRGVRITALTNGGAIPDTFTFSVTAEPEGKVVGTLDEDFAVESSPGDIFLLGSTAWRIQRVMGSTVVVEDARGAPPNVPFWRGEAPGRTDELSHQVGRLREELLSREDAPAFLQKELRMPPPAVDALLGYLRLGKKMLDAVPSHTTVVAERFFDEAGGMQLIIHAPFGSRINRAWGMALRKRFCRSFDFELQAAATEDGILLSLGEQHSFPLADIFDFLHPDGVEEVLVQAVLQAPIFGTRFRWVATRALALHRFMSGKRVAPNLQRARSEDLLAAVFPAQVGCQDNHGGGDIELPDHPLVKQTMDDCLREAMDIEGLREVLRRMKDGRIRLEARDVPEPSVFAHAMIHSQPYTFLDDAPAEERRVRNVALRRALPAEDAAAFGALDASAIAQVVEDAAPPMRDEDELHDALLQLILLRAPEVPRGLEVGLFKQGRVAWLELPAGRFLVSAERGNAVRALFPGVVTQPVLPVLEYDRPVERDAAIFQVVRGRMEMLGPTTVAELARLTVLSEDEVNVALHALEAQGSVLRGRFRPLEAPLAPGETPPLEWCDRRLLQRIHRMTVGRLRKEIEPLSAQDFMRFLFRWHHLEDVDALRGSTGLLKAVRLLQGYEAPASAWERFLLPARMRGYTPDMLERACYAGEVAWGRLTMKDAKPPPGPRRGAPVTVEPEPPPARSRASPTRNAPLTFTLREDLEWMLTAARPHAVLADGDVWTPADLSVAAKDIVAVLERRGACFFQDLVSRARRLPAEVEDALWELVARGLVTADAVQNLRILQSPAHRKRQKLLQRGGPGRWSLLAPAEPKPADEVMDSLARLFLQRYGIVWRDLVMREALAPTWRELLFVYRRMEARGEVRGGRFVAGFVGEQFALPEAVDMARAVRRQAPSGVRVQLSGVDPLNLTGVVTPGPRVPAMPGNVVTYVDGVPRGVDAVEDEPEGNIGEDTEGGGGQVLAS